Proteins encoded together in one Panthera uncia isolate 11264 chromosome A2, Puncia_PCG_1.0, whole genome shotgun sequence window:
- the CERS4 gene encoding ceramide synthase 4 isoform X1, translating to MWSSFNEWFWQEKLWLPPNSSWVALEDRDGLVYPHPRDVLAALPLALALVAMRFTFERFIGLPLSRWLGVRDQARRPAKSNATLEKYFLTEGCKPKEPQMAFLAAQCGLTLQQTRRWFRRRRNQDRPCLTKKFCEASWRFLFYLCSFFGGLSVLYHESWLWTPVMCWDNYPDQPLKPGLYYWYLLELSFYISLLITLHLDVKRKDFKEQVAHHFVTITLIVFSYSANLLRIGSLVLLLHDASDYLLEACKIFNYTRWRKACDTLFIIFSLVFFYTRLVLFPTQILYTTYYESIASSGPFFGYYFFNGLLMMLQLLHVFWSCLILRMIYSFTKKGQMEKDVRSDVEEADSSDGDVVQESLPLKNGAAPTDGPRSRAPGRLANGHAPAT from the exons ATGTGGTCCAGCTTCAACGAGTGGTTTTGGCAGGAGAAGTTATGGTTACCACCCAACAGCTCGTGGGTTGCCCTGGAGGACCGAGATGGCCTGGTGTACCCCCACCCCCGGGACGTGCTGGCAGCCCTGCCCCTGGCACTGGCCCTGGTGGCCATGCGCTTCACCTTCGAGAG ATTTATCGGCCTGCCCCTGAGCCGGTGGCTGGGTGTGCGAGATCAGGCCAGGAGGCCAGCAAAGTCAAATGCCACTCTGGAGAAATACTTCCTCACAGAGGGGTGTAAACCCAAGGAG ccccagatgGCCTTCCTCGCTGCCCAGTGTGGCCTCACGCTGCAACAGACCCGGCGCTGGTTCCGGAGACGCCGGAACCAAGACCGGCCCTGCCTGACCAAGAAGTTCTGTGAGGCCAG CTGGAGGTTTCTCTTCTACCTGTGCTCCTTCTTCGGTGGCCTCTCCGTCCTCTACCAC GAGTCATGGCTGTGGACACCGGTGATGTGCTGGGACAATTACCCAGATCAG CCCCTGAAACCGGGCCTGTACTATTGGTACCTCCTGGAGCTGAGTTTCTACATCTCACTGCTGATCACGCTGCACTTGGATGTCAAGCGCAAG GATTTCAAGGAGCAGGTGGCACACCACTTCGTGACCATCACCCTGATCGTCTTCTCCTACAGCGCAAACCTGCTGCGCATCGGCTCTCTGGTGCTGCTGCTGCACGACGCCTCGGACTACCTCCTGGAG GCCTGTAAGATATTCAATTACACGCGTTGGCGGAAAGCCTGCGATACCCTCTTCATCATCTTCTCCTTGGTCTTCTTCTACACTCGCCTCGTGCTCTTCCCTACGCA GATCCTCTACACCACATACTACGAGTCCATTGCCAGCTCGGGCCCCTTCTTCGGCTACTACTTCTTCAACGGCCTTCTCATGATGCTGCAGCTGCTGCACGTGTTCTGGTCCTGCCTCATCCTCCGCATGATCTACAGCTTTACGAAGAAAGGCCAG ATGGAGAAGGACGTCCGCAGCGACGTGGAGGAGGCCGACTCGAGCGATGGGGACGTGGTCCAGGAGTCCCTGCCCCTGAAGAACGGGGCGGCCCCCACCGACGGTCCTCGGAGCCGGGCGCCCGGGCGGCTGGCCAACGGGCACGCGCCAGCCACATAG
- the CERS4 gene encoding ceramide synthase 4 isoform X2, with translation MRFIGLPLSRWLGVRDQARRPAKSNATLEKYFLTEGCKPKEPQMAFLAAQCGLTLQQTRRWFRRRRNQDRPCLTKKFCEASWRFLFYLCSFFGGLSVLYHESWLWTPVMCWDNYPDQPLKPGLYYWYLLELSFYISLLITLHLDVKRKDFKEQVAHHFVTITLIVFSYSANLLRIGSLVLLLHDASDYLLEACKIFNYTRWRKACDTLFIIFSLVFFYTRLVLFPTQILYTTYYESIASSGPFFGYYFFNGLLMMLQLLHVFWSCLILRMIYSFTKKGQMEKDVRSDVEEADSSDGDVVQESLPLKNGAAPTDGPRSRAPGRLANGHAPAT, from the exons ATGAG ATTTATCGGCCTGCCCCTGAGCCGGTGGCTGGGTGTGCGAGATCAGGCCAGGAGGCCAGCAAAGTCAAATGCCACTCTGGAGAAATACTTCCTCACAGAGGGGTGTAAACCCAAGGAG ccccagatgGCCTTCCTCGCTGCCCAGTGTGGCCTCACGCTGCAACAGACCCGGCGCTGGTTCCGGAGACGCCGGAACCAAGACCGGCCCTGCCTGACCAAGAAGTTCTGTGAGGCCAG CTGGAGGTTTCTCTTCTACCTGTGCTCCTTCTTCGGTGGCCTCTCCGTCCTCTACCAC GAGTCATGGCTGTGGACACCGGTGATGTGCTGGGACAATTACCCAGATCAG CCCCTGAAACCGGGCCTGTACTATTGGTACCTCCTGGAGCTGAGTTTCTACATCTCACTGCTGATCACGCTGCACTTGGATGTCAAGCGCAAG GATTTCAAGGAGCAGGTGGCACACCACTTCGTGACCATCACCCTGATCGTCTTCTCCTACAGCGCAAACCTGCTGCGCATCGGCTCTCTGGTGCTGCTGCTGCACGACGCCTCGGACTACCTCCTGGAG GCCTGTAAGATATTCAATTACACGCGTTGGCGGAAAGCCTGCGATACCCTCTTCATCATCTTCTCCTTGGTCTTCTTCTACACTCGCCTCGTGCTCTTCCCTACGCA GATCCTCTACACCACATACTACGAGTCCATTGCCAGCTCGGGCCCCTTCTTCGGCTACTACTTCTTCAACGGCCTTCTCATGATGCTGCAGCTGCTGCACGTGTTCTGGTCCTGCCTCATCCTCCGCATGATCTACAGCTTTACGAAGAAAGGCCAG ATGGAGAAGGACGTCCGCAGCGACGTGGAGGAGGCCGACTCGAGCGATGGGGACGTGGTCCAGGAGTCCCTGCCCCTGAAGAACGGGGCGGCCCCCACCGACGGTCCTCGGAGCCGGGCGCCCGGGCGGCTGGCCAACGGGCACGCGCCAGCCACATAG